In the Clostridium beijerinckii genome, one interval contains:
- a CDS encoding helix-turn-helix domain-containing protein, translating into MAIIINIDVMLAKRKMSVTELTERVGITMANLSILKNGKAKAIRFSTLEAICKALDCQPGDILEYRSDVDT; encoded by the coding sequence ATGGCGATTATAATTAATATTGATGTTATGCTAGCTAAAAGAAAAATGAGTGTGACGGAGCTTACTGAGAGAGTTGGAATAACAATGGCTAATCTTTCTATACTCAAAAATGGCAAGGCAAAAGCTATTAGATTTTCAACTTTAGAGGCAATATGCAAAGCCCTAGATTGTCAGCCAGGCGATATATTAGAGTATAGAAGTGATGTGGATACTTAA
- a CDS encoding DUF2975 domain-containing protein — translation MKRYSTIFLKIAVILIGVPVLALCIFGAFRLTNNPINPDYANMIYPILAGVLVSVVPFFAALYQALKLLRYIDKNVAFSELSVKALKNIKYSAVIISALYVVVIPFVYLLAEKDDAPGLIIIGMTPIFASLVIAVFSAVLQRLLKEAIDIKSENDLTV, via the coding sequence ATGAAACGATATTCAACGATTTTTTTAAAGATAGCTGTTATTCTTATCGGAGTTCCAGTTCTTGCTTTATGTATATTTGGGGCATTTCGATTGACTAATAATCCAATAAATCCAGACTATGCAAATATGATATATCCAATTTTAGCAGGTGTGCTTGTATCAGTTGTGCCGTTCTTTGCTGCATTATATCAGGCCTTAAAACTTTTAAGGTATATTGATAAAAATGTAGCGTTTTCTGAGTTATCTGTAAAGGCTTTAAAGAATATAAAATACTCTGCAGTTATAATATCTGCATTATATGTGGTAGTAATTCCATTTGTTTACTTGTTAGCAGAGAAAGACGATGCTCCAGGTTTAATAATAATTGGAATGACACCTATTTTTGCTTCATTGGTAATCGCAGTTTTCTCTGCTGTTCTTCAAAGGCTCTTAAAAGAAGCCATAGACATAAAATCAGAAAATGATTTAACAGTGTAA